From candidate division TA06 bacterium, one genomic window encodes:
- a CDS encoding glutamate racemase: MEPLNKPIGVFDSGVGGLTVAREILRHLPDETIVYFGDTARVPYGTKSREAITRFALEDARFLVSKDVKMIVVACNSVSSNALGRLKEEFGIPVLGVIEPGARAACRTTRNNKVGVIGTSATIESGAYKEAIHRCSQEVDVISAACPLFVPLVEEGWLDKKITVDVAKEYLVPLLEKGIDTLLLGCTHYPLLERAIAMVTGSEVTLVDSAETTAKEVAELVRSGGPVANGHGERAHQFFLSDIPRNFTEIGKRFLGREIEPVQRVDLSPAFHARANPPSLKPRRADNSK, translated from the coding sequence ATTGAACCTTTGAACAAGCCCATCGGAGTTTTCGATTCAGGGGTTGGAGGCTTGACAGTCGCGCGCGAGATTCTCCGCCACCTGCCCGATGAAACGATAGTCTACTTCGGAGATACGGCTCGAGTTCCATATGGGACGAAATCAAGAGAGGCGATAACAAGGTTCGCGCTTGAGGATGCACGGTTCCTGGTTTCCAAGGATGTGAAGATGATTGTGGTGGCATGCAACTCAGTCTCATCAAATGCTCTTGGCCGTCTCAAGGAGGAGTTTGGGATTCCCGTACTTGGAGTTATTGAGCCCGGAGCGAGAGCCGCGTGCAGAACAACTAGAAACAACAAGGTCGGTGTCATTGGGACCTCTGCAACCATAGAGAGTGGCGCATACAAAGAGGCAATACACAGGTGCAGTCAAGAGGTTGATGTCATCTCGGCCGCCTGTCCACTCTTTGTGCCGCTGGTCGAAGAGGGTTGGCTCGACAAGAAAATCACTGTTGATGTTGCCAAAGAGTACCTTGTGCCGCTTCTTGAGAAGGGAATCGACACTCTTCTCTTAGGGTGCACACACTATCCTCTGCTGGAGCGAGCAATTGCTATGGTGACAGGCAGTGAGGTGACACTGGTCGACTCAGCTGAAACGACTGCCAAAGAGGTTGCCGAACTGGTGAGAAGTGGGGGGCCTGTTGCGAACGGACACGGCGAGCGCGCTCATCAGTTCTTCCTGAGCGACATACCGAGAAACTTCACCGAGATAGGAAAAAGATTTCTGGGTAGAGAAATCGAGCCGGTTCAGAGAGTGGACCTTTCGCCCGCGTTCCATGCGCGGGCGAATCCACCTTCGCTGAAGCCTCGAAGGGCAGACAATTCAAAATGA